In Tubulanus polymorphus chromosome 2, tnTubPoly1.2, whole genome shotgun sequence, a single window of DNA contains:
- the LOC141900551 gene encoding uncharacterized protein LOC141900551: MQKLVVALVFLGLVVLELVLPAIADGQAQSDDMDKRGWGKRGWGKRNGEDENYDQLEEALKRGWGKRGWGKRGWGKRGWGKRDECDGDNDEAIYHIYKAIQSEARRITLCAGASGTDTQ, encoded by the exons ATGCAGAAACTTGTCGTGGCTCTAGTGTTCCTTGGACTGGTTGTTTTAGAACTCGTATTGCCAGCTATTGCCGATGGCCAAGCGCAGTCTGATGATATGGACAAAAGAGGTTGGGGCAAGAGAGGATGGGGCAAACGAAATGGCGAAGATGAAAACTACGACCAACTCGAAGAAGCTTTGAAAAGAGGTTGGGGCAAGAGAGGATGGGGAAAACGTGGCTggggcaagcgaggatggggaAAGCGGGACGAATGCGACGGTGATAATGATGAAGCCATCTACCACATTTACAAAGCAATTCAG TCTGAAGCAAGAAGAATTACACTATGCGCGGGAGCCAGTGGGACGGACACACAGTAG